The Parvibaculaceae bacterium PLY_AMNH_Bact1 genome window below encodes:
- a CDS encoding TetR family transcriptional regulator (Derived by automated computational analysis using gene prediction method: Protein Homology. GO_function: GO:0003677 - DNA binding [Evidence IEA]): MTKPTKERLLDAAERLCAAQGIDGTSIRAITEAAGANVAAVNFHFDGKAGLIREMFARRLMPLAERRLELLADLRKDGRIPDAGDLLDAFMTPLLDLLAKADPGAQAFGKLFARTVVEPTDAIKEIFGGELTAYSETFLNAFENALPHLDRLELVLRLDFAIGAIAHALSDQTRLTALGEAPAPTRIHASLRTFLIAGFEAPTSSE; this comes from the coding sequence CGATGCCGCTGAGCGGCTCTGCGCAGCCCAGGGCATTGATGGCACCTCCATTCGGGCGATCACGGAAGCAGCGGGTGCCAACGTGGCAGCGGTGAACTTTCATTTTGACGGCAAGGCAGGTCTCATTCGAGAAATGTTCGCCCGACGTCTGATGCCACTGGCTGAGCGACGCCTGGAACTTCTTGCGGACCTACGCAAAGACGGGCGTATCCCAGACGCAGGCGACCTACTGGACGCTTTCATGACCCCTTTGTTGGACCTCTTGGCAAAAGCCGACCCTGGAGCCCAAGCTTTTGGCAAACTGTTCGCACGTACGGTGGTGGAGCCTACCGATGCCATTAAGGAGATTTTTGGTGGCGAACTCACGGCTTACTCTGAAACCTTTCTCAACGCGTTTGAGAACGCCCTCCCGCACCTGGATCGCCTGGAGCTTGTCCTGCGATTGGACTTTGCTATTGGTGCCATTGCTCATGCCCTGAGCGACCAGACACGCCTTACAGCCTTGGGAGAAGCCCCTGCCCCAACACGCATCCATGCAAGCCTTAGAACCTTCCTCATCGCAGGTTTCGAAGCACCGACCTCTAGTGAGTAA
- a CDS encoding alpha/beta fold hydrolase (Derived by automated computational analysis using gene prediction method: Protein Homology.), whose amino-acid sequence MSKRFEFPIGYRHLHDDANYNFQLNRWLTYWDEEEVRRIASQISDLATWKSVLLEAAKTSEDENRALNAAFFYRAAEFFIAPDDPDKLMAYNRFRELFYSEVTDLPMTRVDVPYEGTTLPALVFPADGPKRDTVLVHGGFDSFKEEFIEMAATFTRRGIEFILFEGPGQGEPLMLNHLAMPNDWERPVGAILDHLQISSCSLIGISLGGYLAPRAAAFDKRIQKVIAYDVLEDFLGCLSAKLDPGAQKLLAFLMRCRARNTINALMSGVIKKDEFARWAFGHGMHVSGTTKPYDYLKWVESFTTQPFAHLIDQDFLLLGGTEDHLVPLPQFFSQAGNLPNVRSLTTRLFTKQEHASSHCQVGNLQLAADWMVNWLVFQLDHPEVAS is encoded by the coding sequence ATGTCCAAACGATTTGAATTCCCAATTGGCTATCGCCACCTGCACGACGATGCCAACTACAATTTTCAACTCAACCGTTGGCTGACTTATTGGGACGAGGAAGAAGTACGCCGCATCGCCTCACAAATATCTGACCTCGCAACATGGAAGTCTGTCTTGCTCGAGGCAGCAAAGACGAGCGAAGACGAAAACAGGGCGCTGAACGCGGCCTTTTTCTATCGCGCCGCCGAGTTCTTCATCGCGCCTGATGATCCAGACAAGCTCATGGCCTACAACCGCTTTAGAGAACTTTTCTATAGCGAAGTGACTGACCTGCCGATGACCCGGGTCGATGTTCCCTACGAAGGCACCACTCTGCCTGCCCTTGTCTTTCCCGCCGACGGTCCCAAACGCGACACCGTCTTGGTTCATGGCGGCTTTGACTCGTTCAAGGAAGAGTTCATCGAGATGGCCGCGACATTCACGAGACGGGGTATTGAATTCATTCTGTTTGAAGGGCCCGGCCAGGGCGAGCCTCTCATGCTAAACCACCTGGCAATGCCGAACGATTGGGAACGACCTGTCGGTGCAATCCTCGACCATCTGCAGATATCATCATGCAGCCTGATTGGCATCTCGCTGGGTGGATACCTTGCCCCGCGCGCAGCGGCCTTTGACAAACGCATCCAAAAAGTCATCGCCTATGATGTGCTCGAAGATTTCCTCGGCTGCCTGTCGGCAAAGCTCGACCCCGGCGCACAAAAGCTGCTCGCCTTCCTCATGCGGTGTCGCGCGCGCAACACAATCAATGCGCTCATGTCCGGTGTGATCAAAAAGGACGAATTCGCGAGGTGGGCCTTCGGTCACGGCATGCATGTGAGCGGCACAACCAAACCCTACGACTATCTGAAATGGGTCGAGAGCTTTACGACCCAGCCATTCGCCCATCTGATCGATCAGGACTTCCTGCTCCTGGGCGGAACTGAAGACCATCTGGTTCCCCTGCCACAGTTTTTCAGCCAAGCAGGCAACTTGCCAAACGTCCGCTCTCTGACAACACGTTTATTCACGAAACAAGAGCATGCAAGCAGCCATTGCCAGGTTGGAAACCTGCAACTCGCCGCTGATTGGATGGTCAACTGGCTGGTTTTTCAACTGGACCACCCGGAAGTCGCGAGCTGA
- a CDS encoding SMP-30/gluconolactonase/LRE family protein (Derived by automated computational analysis using gene prediction method: Protein Homology.) encodes MTPLTRNIVVAVIIVIATLSFIGVRFFTNAGQLTTLTAAMEVSPQCTVLAAPPGPEDLVIDHERAMAFVAATDRRAITAGAENVRGGIYVIDLKGDPSTWALRPVTAHVPAAFQPHGLGLYVDEAGVRTLAVVNHTGDVDSVELFDVAEDGILSHRATVKDQAMFALNDVQPVGHSSFYATNDHGSASAFWNALSDVLITSQANLVYFDGASVREVAGDMGYANGVNVSPDGKTVYVAETSGMALNIYDRNIETGDLTAVDFVSLGSGLDNVDVAPDGTVLIGAHPKLVDFINHAADAKQISPSQVVRLIPREGGGGVADTVYLNLGDQLSGSSVAASYGDKMLVSGVFDPKILVCEILPSRTE; translated from the coding sequence ATGACACCGCTTACTCGTAACATTGTTGTTGCTGTCATTATCGTTATCGCCACGTTGAGCTTTATTGGGGTGCGATTTTTTACAAATGCCGGTCAACTCACGACACTCACAGCGGCTATGGAAGTTTCTCCCCAATGCACGGTGCTTGCCGCTCCCCCAGGGCCTGAAGACCTTGTGATTGATCATGAGCGGGCGATGGCCTTTGTGGCTGCAACAGATCGCCGGGCTATTACTGCAGGCGCTGAGAACGTGCGTGGCGGCATTTATGTGATCGATCTTAAAGGTGACCCTTCGACCTGGGCGTTGCGGCCCGTCACCGCTCATGTGCCGGCGGCGTTCCAGCCGCATGGTCTTGGCCTCTATGTGGATGAGGCAGGCGTGCGCACCCTTGCTGTTGTCAATCACACAGGCGATGTGGATAGCGTCGAGCTATTTGATGTGGCGGAGGACGGCATTCTGTCTCATCGGGCGACGGTGAAAGACCAGGCAATGTTCGCGCTCAATGATGTGCAACCGGTTGGTCACAGTTCTTTCTATGCGACGAATGACCATGGCAGCGCCTCAGCATTCTGGAATGCGCTGAGCGATGTTCTGATCACGAGCCAGGCGAACCTTGTATATTTTGATGGCGCATCTGTGCGGGAAGTGGCTGGTGATATGGGCTATGCCAATGGCGTGAATGTCTCTCCCGACGGCAAGACGGTCTATGTGGCTGAGACGAGCGGCATGGCGCTCAATATTTATGATCGCAATATTGAGACGGGTGACCTTACCGCTGTTGACTTTGTCTCGCTTGGCTCCGGCCTCGACAATGTGGATGTTGCACCGGATGGCACTGTGCTCATCGGGGCACACCCAAAGCTTGTTGATTTCATCAATCATGCTGCTGATGCGAAGCAGATTTCACCGAGTCAGGTTGTGCGCCTCATCCCACGGGAAGGCGGGGGCGGTGTTGCTGATACGGTCTATCTCAATCTGGGAGACCAATTGTCGGGATCGAGTGTTGCCGCATCCTATGGCGATAAGATGCTTGTCAGCGGCGTCTTTGATCCGAAGATTTTGGTGTGCGAAATTCTACCGTCACGTACGGAATAG
- a CDS encoding ABC transporter transmembrane domain-containing protein (Derived by automated computational analysis using gene prediction method: Protein Homology. GO_component: GO:0016020 - membrane [Evidence IEA]; GO_function: GO:0005524 - ATP binding [Evidence IEA]; GO_function: GO:0042626 - ATPase-coupled transmembrane transporter activity [Evidence IEA]; GO_process: GO:0055085 - transmembrane transport [Evidence IEA]): MSETANPVAEAIEEEALRREKSRAVRPILGLVPFVLAYKGMLSGAFVMLVIATLSTLAFPVAARRVMDAISEGDVHFIDQYFLVLILVAALLGVSSAARFYFVSWIGERVVADLRSAVYDHVTRLSPAFFETMRTGEVLSRLTADTTLIKTVVGSSASIALRNMFLFFGAATMMTYTSPGLSGLVLLAIPIIILPLIIFGRWVRRLSRLSQDRIADTSAFGGETLNAMQTVQAFNHEEIDRFSFAQTVEASFVAARSRIQARSVLTALVMFLGLSSVFGVLWVGAQEVIVGTMTGGELLQFTLYALMAAMSMAALSEVWGDVQMAAGATERLMELLAIEPEIQAPANPVALPEPSTGALRFEDVAFSYPTRPDVSALDALNLSVNPGETVAIVGPSGAGKSTLFQLLLRFFDPQSGRILLDGVALPDGDPGKVRRRFALVPQETVVFGMSARENIRYGRPDASDDEVRAAAKAAHIDAFLSDLPQGYDTVFGERGVTLSGGQRQRIAIARAILRNAPVLLLDEATSALDAESEKFVQQALEGLMAGRTTIVIAHRLATVRKADRIVVMDQGRIVAEGTHDALVAEGGLYARLASLQFSADALALAAQEPAPPAFAAND, encoded by the coding sequence ATGAGCGAGACTGCCAATCCAGTCGCGGAAGCGATTGAAGAAGAAGCCCTGCGGCGGGAGAAGAGCCGTGCTGTGCGGCCGATCCTAGGTCTGGTGCCGTTTGTGCTGGCTTACAAGGGCATGTTGTCTGGCGCCTTTGTGATGCTTGTCATCGCCACCTTGTCGACTCTGGCCTTTCCTGTCGCGGCGCGGAGGGTGATGGATGCGATTAGTGAAGGGGATGTCCACTTCATTGATCAGTACTTCCTTGTGCTTATTTTGGTGGCTGCCCTGCTCGGTGTATCTAGTGCCGCGCGGTTCTATTTTGTCAGTTGGATTGGGGAACGGGTGGTCGCTGACCTTCGCTCTGCGGTCTACGATCATGTCACGCGACTTTCTCCCGCTTTCTTTGAAACCATGCGAACCGGGGAGGTGCTCTCCCGTCTCACCGCAGACACGACCCTGATTAAGACCGTGGTTGGCTCAAGCGCGTCCATTGCGCTCCGCAATATGTTTCTGTTTTTCGGCGCCGCGACGATGATGACCTATACGAGCCCGGGCCTGTCGGGGCTGGTTCTTCTGGCGATCCCCATCATCATTTTGCCTCTGATCATCTTTGGTCGTTGGGTCCGGCGTCTATCACGCCTCAGTCAGGACCGGATTGCCGATACGAGCGCATTTGGCGGTGAGACACTCAACGCAATGCAGACCGTGCAGGCCTTCAATCATGAAGAAATTGATCGCTTCTCTTTTGCGCAAACGGTCGAGGCCTCTTTTGTTGCGGCGCGCAGTCGTATCCAGGCGCGGTCTGTACTCACAGCCCTTGTAATGTTTTTGGGACTTTCAAGCGTCTTCGGTGTCTTATGGGTCGGGGCGCAGGAAGTTATCGTGGGTACGATGACAGGCGGTGAGCTTCTGCAGTTTACGCTTTATGCGCTGATGGCAGCCATGTCGATGGCGGCCCTCTCCGAAGTCTGGGGGGACGTGCAGATGGCCGCAGGCGCGACCGAGCGTCTGATGGAGCTTCTGGCGATTGAGCCTGAAATCCAGGCGCCAGCCAATCCGGTAGCGCTGCCTGAGCCCTCAACGGGCGCGCTCCGCTTTGAGGATGTCGCCTTTTCCTATCCGACACGTCCCGACGTCTCGGCTCTTGATGCCTTAAACCTCTCGGTCAATCCAGGTGAGACGGTTGCGATTGTCGGACCTTCCGGGGCGGGCAAGAGTACGCTCTTCCAATTGTTGCTTCGCTTCTTTGACCCGCAGTCGGGTCGCATTCTGCTCGATGGCGTTGCCCTTCCAGACGGTGACCCGGGTAAGGTGCGGCGCCGTTTTGCACTGGTGCCGCAGGAAACGGTCGTATTTGGGATGAGTGCCCGGGAGAACATCCGCTATGGCCGTCCTGACGCAAGCGATGACGAAGTGCGCGCCGCTGCTAAAGCCGCGCACATTGATGCGTTTCTAAGCGACCTGCCGCAGGGCTATGACACGGTTTTTGGGGAGCGCGGCGTGACACTCTCAGGCGGTCAGCGTCAACGCATTGCCATTGCGCGCGCCATTTTGCGGAACGCGCCGGTGCTGCTTCTGGATGAAGCGACGAGTGCGCTTGATGCAGAGAGCGAGAAGTTCGTTCAGCAGGCGCTAGAAGGGCTAATGGCAGGGCGCACGACCATTGTGATTGCCCATCGTCTTGCGACGGTTCGCAAAGCTGATCGTATTGTTGTCATGGATCAGGGGCGGATTGTCGCTGAAGGTACCCATGATGCCCTCGTTGCAGAAGGGGGACTTTATGCGCGTCTTGCTTCTCTGCAGTTCAGCGCTGATGCATTGGCACTTGCAGCTCAAGAGCCCGCGCCTCCGGCATTTGCTGCAAATGACTAA
- the rpmE gene encoding 50S ribosomal protein L31 (Derived by automated computational analysis using gene prediction method: Protein Homology. GO_function: GO:0003735 - structural constituent of ribosome [Evidence IEA]; GO_process: GO:0006412 - translation [Evidence IEA]), giving the protein MKKDTHPDYHTITVAMTDGTTFQTRSTYGAEGDTLTLDIDPTTHPAWTGGTGALLDRGGRVSRFKKKYDGLGV; this is encoded by the coding sequence ATGAAAAAGGACACCCATCCTGACTACCACACAATCACAGTGGCAATGACGGACGGCACAACCTTCCAGACCCGGTCTACTTATGGTGCAGAAGGTGACACGCTGACGCTGGATATCGATCCAACGACCCACCCAGCTTGGACAGGTGGCACAGGCGCACTGCTCGACCGTGGCGGTCGCGTGAGCCGGTTTAAGAAGAAATACGACGGCCTCGGCGTTTAA
- a CDS encoding DUF1465 family protein (Derived by automated computational analysis using gene prediction method: Protein Homology.) — protein sequence MSFGNKTSGGGENGDGRSPFGGSQLFQRTYREGMALVEEAATYLDGPGRDQAKDLPRATALAYATESMRLTTRLMQVAAWLLVQKAVNEGDMTETDALSDKYALGGRELGRGKKLNGTDLLPDALKELIVRSENIYRRIDRLDAQMRAGEEIDHSSLAEQRERAEAFFQEALGSRPTRH from the coding sequence ATGAGTTTCGGCAACAAAACAAGCGGTGGTGGTGAAAACGGAGACGGTCGGTCGCCATTTGGCGGGTCACAGCTCTTTCAGCGTACCTATCGTGAAGGCATGGCGCTTGTGGAAGAGGCGGCGACCTATCTGGATGGTCCCGGTCGGGATCAGGCGAAAGATCTTCCGCGGGCCACGGCACTTGCCTACGCCACCGAGAGCATGCGGCTTACAACGCGGCTGATGCAGGTTGCTGCGTGGTTGTTGGTTCAGAAGGCTGTCAATGAAGGCGATATGACGGAAACGGACGCGCTGTCTGATAAATATGCCCTTGGTGGTCGCGAGCTTGGGCGGGGGAAAAAGCTGAATGGCACGGACCTTCTTCCCGATGCTCTGAAGGAGCTGATTGTGCGCTCAGAGAATATCTACCGGCGGATTGATCGCTTGGATGCTCAGATGCGCGCGGGCGAAGAGATTGACCATTCGAGCCTGGCCGAACAGCGGGAGAGGGCTGAAGCCTTTTTCCAGGAGGCGCTCGGCAGTCGGCCAACTCGGCACTGA
- a CDS encoding DUF1192 domain-containing protein (Derived by automated computational analysis using gene prediction method: Protein Homology.), whose protein sequence is MDSEDLEPKRVPDSLQALAKEDISLLGVDELKERITLLTDEIARSKAMVASKQGSLSEAEAIFRK, encoded by the coding sequence ATGGACTCAGAAGACCTAGAACCCAAACGGGTGCCTGACAGCCTTCAGGCGCTGGCGAAAGAGGACATTTCGCTGTTGGGTGTCGATGAGCTCAAAGAACGAATCACTTTGCTTACGGACGAAATTGCGCGTTCGAAGGCCATGGTCGCCTCAAAGCAGGGCAGTTTGAGCGAAGCAGAGGCAATTTTTCGAAAATGA
- a CDS encoding MarR family transcriptional regulator (Derived by automated computational analysis using gene prediction method: Protein Homology.), with protein MTSKGEKANGADLSQIFLKVTSVYFKLSAQMDLALKPFGLTGSRMGVLRTLYDLGPATVSDIARMRPVSRQGVQRLSKELTSSGLTRLTASPDDGRSKILELTPKGRRLYERAAEMRLEMLDELATEYSAVELNRLMSTLDQIEETVLRIEPT; from the coding sequence ATGACATCGAAGGGTGAGAAGGCGAATGGCGCTGATCTTAGTCAGATTTTTCTCAAGGTGACGAGCGTCTATTTTAAGCTCTCCGCACAGATGGATTTGGCCCTCAAACCATTTGGGCTGACAGGAAGTCGTATGGGCGTGCTTCGGACACTTTACGATCTTGGGCCCGCGACGGTTTCTGATATCGCGCGGATGAGACCTGTGTCTCGCCAAGGTGTTCAACGGCTCTCAAAAGAGCTGACGTCTAGTGGTCTCACGCGATTGACGGCTAGTCCGGATGATGGTCGTAGCAAGATTTTGGAACTCACGCCCAAGGGGCGTCGATTGTACGAGCGAGCGGCGGAGATGCGGCTGGAAATGTTGGATGAACTGGCAACAGAATATTCTGCCGTGGAATTGAACCGCCTGATGTCCACCCTGGACCAAATCGAAGAGACGGTATTGCGGATTGAACCGACATAA
- a CDS encoding class I SAM-dependent methyltransferase (Derived by automated computational analysis using gene prediction method: Protein Homology.), which produces MSAEEESMHQAMRPHGMAGRMFAAIMERMNNRTYRWACDRLREEAPGSVLEIGFGTGRLGQLLVRELGCQRFCGVDPSELMVEMAEQRLVEFADVCSLDVRKGDDSDLVWLPRSFDAVLAVHSFQFWPHPEERLRQIKELLREAGSFVLILRLHGGGAGALDWLPNPIAKSGNEIQGTLSALEGAGFRVIEACRIGSGSFGIHAKI; this is translated from the coding sequence ATGAGCGCTGAGGAAGAATCGATGCATCAAGCGATGCGGCCGCACGGCATGGCGGGGCGAATGTTTGCCGCGATCATGGAAAGAATGAACAACCGTACCTATCGATGGGCGTGTGATCGATTGCGGGAGGAAGCGCCTGGTTCTGTGTTGGAGATTGGCTTTGGTACTGGCCGTTTGGGGCAACTTCTTGTTCGTGAGTTGGGATGCCAGCGGTTCTGTGGGGTCGACCCCTCAGAACTAATGGTCGAAATGGCTGAGCAGCGGCTGGTGGAATTTGCGGATGTCTGCTCCCTGGACGTCCGCAAAGGAGATGACAGTGACTTGGTTTGGCTGCCCCGTAGCTTTGATGCCGTCCTGGCAGTCCATTCATTTCAGTTCTGGCCACACCCAGAGGAAAGACTTCGGCAGATAAAGGAACTGCTGAGAGAAGCAGGTAGCTTCGTACTCATATTACGCTTGCATGGCGGCGGCGCTGGCGCGCTTGACTGGTTGCCAAACCCGATTGCGAAATCTGGAAACGAAATTCAGGGGACGCTGAGTGCCTTGGAGGGCGCCGGATTTCGTGTCATAGAAGCCTGCCGAATAGGGTCGGGCTCGTTCGGTATTCACGCCAAAATCTGA
- a CDS encoding MFS transporter (Derived by automated computational analysis using gene prediction method: Protein Homology. GO_function: GO:0022857 - transmembrane transporter activity [Evidence IEA]; GO_process: GO:0055085 - transmembrane transport [Evidence IEA]) has product MTRSEWSLIALLGTAFLISRYDFALMSLALPDIQRDLGIAEQELGQFVGYTRLGALAALPLALLADFAGRRRLLMATIAGFTACTIGTAFAQTPEQFILLQTIARAFTSADEILSAIMILEMVATARRGIAIGILAAFGGLGDGLASAAYPLSTYFEDGWRTLYLLAAIPILPLIYARRFLKESVKFAAAQSTGLNIFSAAKQMLRDKKRMVAVVALAITYHLPISAGLAFMSKYLQESCSYSSGNVALLFLIGGSVALTGNLLGGYLTDKIGRRIGFAFFSIILCAGFHGFYGASCQIAPYAWVVALTGVFATHAIFLTITGELFPTIGRVTVSAICQAFAAIALVAGLFLESQLYTLLGSHAAAITFLLPSFLIAAFIALTMVPETGSKELTEI; this is encoded by the coding sequence ATGACGAGATCGGAATGGAGCCTCATCGCGCTGCTGGGAACTGCATTTCTAATAAGCCGGTATGATTTCGCCCTAATGAGCCTCGCCTTGCCTGACATCCAAAGGGACCTCGGCATTGCAGAGCAGGAACTGGGACAGTTTGTCGGCTATACGCGACTTGGCGCTCTCGCCGCATTGCCTCTGGCGCTTCTCGCAGATTTTGCCGGAAGACGCAGATTGCTGATGGCAACGATCGCAGGGTTCACCGCCTGTACGATCGGAACCGCCTTCGCTCAGACGCCAGAGCAATTCATTCTTCTTCAAACCATCGCGCGCGCATTCACATCCGCTGATGAAATTCTTTCAGCAATTATGATCCTTGAGATGGTCGCGACAGCGCGCCGTGGCATAGCCATTGGCATTTTAGCAGCATTTGGCGGGCTTGGTGATGGTTTGGCGTCCGCCGCCTACCCTCTCTCAACCTATTTTGAAGATGGCTGGCGAACGCTTTACCTACTGGCCGCGATACCCATTCTACCGCTGATCTATGCACGTAGGTTCCTGAAAGAGTCGGTCAAGTTCGCCGCTGCGCAATCAACAGGCCTGAACATATTCAGCGCAGCAAAACAAATGCTGCGGGACAAAAAGAGAATGGTCGCCGTGGTTGCTTTGGCAATCACTTACCACCTGCCCATCTCGGCTGGCCTCGCCTTCATGTCGAAGTATTTGCAGGAAAGTTGCAGCTATTCCTCTGGCAATGTCGCGTTGTTGTTTTTAATCGGCGGATCAGTTGCCCTCACCGGCAATCTGCTAGGCGGGTATTTGACAGATAAGATCGGCCGCCGAATTGGTTTCGCGTTCTTCTCAATCATTCTATGCGCAGGCTTTCACGGTTTCTATGGCGCTAGTTGCCAAATCGCTCCTTATGCATGGGTCGTCGCACTGACAGGTGTGTTTGCAACACACGCAATCTTCCTGACCATCACCGGAGAACTCTTTCCGACCATTGGGCGGGTGACAGTGTCAGCAATATGCCAGGCCTTTGCGGCAATAGCTTTGGTAGCAGGCCTCTTTCTTGAATCACAACTCTACACACTGCTGGGCTCCCACGCCGCCGCCATCACCTTTCTCCTCCCATCATTCCTCATCGCAGCGTTCATCGCCCTGACGATGGTTCCTGAGACAGGCTCTAAAGAACTAACTGAAATCTAG
- a CDS encoding NAD(P)/FAD-dependent oxidoreductase (Derived by automated computational analysis using gene prediction method: Protein Homology.), producing MLDVLIIGAGQAGLAMGAELKAQGLKNFLILDETSHVGQSWEDRYNSLKLFTPSQYCNLPGMKFPLGRNRYPNKDQVADYLRSYAVQFSLPIQMNTAVNRLEKAPGSFVIETSQGKLWADKVIIATGSQHTPWVPNFAAQLSDNIFQIHSAQYQCPSQIPEGPVLMVGAGNSGVQIAEELTATHSVHISVAHLPKQFPQRFLGKDIFWYLLKLGYMDVPVAKRSDEGQPMPLIGSDLKRLMRKKRLIKHARAVGADGDKVILADGTSFAPQSIIWATGFRNDYAWIDIPGTHKDGLPIQTDGCSPVGGLYWIGFSWLRTKGSGFLGFVGRDAAHLAPDILKPEDQ from the coding sequence ATGCTCGACGTTTTAATTATCGGTGCCGGTCAGGCGGGTTTGGCAATGGGTGCGGAGCTCAAAGCACAAGGCTTGAAAAACTTCCTTATTTTGGATGAGACGAGCCATGTGGGTCAATCATGGGAGGACCGCTACAACTCTCTGAAACTCTTTACGCCCAGCCAGTATTGCAATCTGCCTGGTATGAAGTTTCCATTAGGCCGCAACCGCTACCCAAACAAAGATCAGGTCGCAGACTATCTGAGGAGCTATGCCGTTCAATTCTCTCTCCCCATTCAAATGAATACAGCGGTCAATCGCCTGGAAAAGGCGCCTGGGTCTTTTGTCATCGAAACCTCTCAGGGAAAACTGTGGGCTGACAAAGTCATCATCGCAACGGGATCACAACACACACCTTGGGTACCGAACTTCGCCGCGCAGCTGTCGGACAATATCTTTCAGATCCATAGTGCGCAGTATCAATGCCCTAGTCAGATCCCAGAGGGTCCAGTGCTGATGGTCGGCGCTGGCAACTCCGGTGTGCAGATCGCAGAGGAGCTTACCGCCACACACTCCGTGCACATATCAGTGGCTCATCTACCCAAACAGTTTCCGCAGCGTTTTTTGGGAAAAGACATTTTCTGGTACTTACTAAAGCTCGGCTATATGGACGTCCCTGTCGCAAAACGAAGCGATGAAGGCCAACCCATGCCACTCATTGGCAGTGACTTAAAACGACTGATGAGGAAAAAGAGGCTCATCAAGCACGCCAGAGCCGTCGGAGCGGACGGTGACAAAGTCATATTAGCGGATGGAACAAGCTTTGCGCCACAATCAATCATCTGGGCAACAGGGTTTCGCAATGACTATGCTTGGATCGACATTCCCGGCACCCACAAAGATGGCCTGCCCATCCAGACAGATGGCTGCTCGCCAGTGGGAGGCCTCTACTGGATAGGGTTCTCTTGGCTGCGGACCAAAGGCTCGGGATTTCTGGGTTTTGTGGGGCGTGATGCGGCACATCTCGCTCCGGACATCCTCAAGCCGGAGGATCAGTGA